In Ostrea edulis chromosome 6, xbOstEdul1.1, whole genome shotgun sequence, a single window of DNA contains:
- the LOC130047045 gene encoding uncharacterized protein LOC130047045: MDASESTSDASDQNKEESMDTSTEMESLQTADTSLHTTGASEYASLDMHDYFGSEFTTVTSDFVHVNKCTQTVFAVSQDQSVQTNKMSTELKNNFCQTDSNKCDFLCQASKPDIVFEDIQESDEKIMFYTGIPNKGTFNLLFNEIVVPYHRTQTDTVKNCGGRPRCLRIIDEFLLVLMRLRLGLLIEDLSDRFHISRSTCATIINTWIDFLSVNLSFLISWPDKETNDRTMPVDFQMKYPNCRAIIDCTDFFTETPQSLSNKSLMFSHYKSHSTWKALLAINPRGVITFVSDLWGGSISDKQLFKKCGILDYLEAGDQIMVDKGFLISDLTTPKGVEIIIPPFKRNGRFSRREVEETRRIANLRIHVERANERVKNFRILQGTMPITLAKVASKTFKICVALSNLQPPLVLR, encoded by the coding sequence ATGGATGCTTCAGAGTCAACATCAGATGCTTCTGATCAGAACAAGGAAGAATCCATGGATACTAGTACTGAGATGGAATCCCTGCAGACGGCTGACACCAGCTTGCATACAACTGGAGCCTCTGAATATGCATCTCTAGATATGCATGACTATTTCGGTAGTGAATTCACCACTGTTACCAGTGATTTTGTTCAtgttaacaaatgtacacaAACTGTTTTCGCAGTGTCTCAAGATCAAAGCGTACAGACCAACAAAATGAGTacagaattgaaaaataatttctgCCAGACAGATTCAAACAAGTGTGATTTTTTATGTCAAGCTTCAAAACCCGATATAGTGTTTGAGGATATACAGGAATCAGATGAGAAGATTATGTTTTACACAGGAATTCCAAACAAAGGTACATTTAATTTACTGTTCAATGAGATTGTTGTCCCATATCACAGAACTCAAACAGATACCGTTAAGAACTGTGGGGGGAGACCAAGATGTCTGCGAATAATAGACGAGTTCCTCCTCGTGCTTATGAGACTTCGACTTGGACTTCTCATAGAAGATTTGAGTGACAGATTTCACATCTCCAGATCAACATGTGCAACAATCATTAACACTTGGATTGACTTTTTATCCGTGAATCTTTCTTTTCTCATATCTTGGCCTGACAAAGAAACAAATGATAGAACAATGCCAGTcgattttcaaatgaaataccCAAACTGTCGTGCCATTATTGACTGTACAGATTTTTTTACAGAAACTCCACAATCTCTTTCAAACAAGTCCCTCATGTTTTCACACTACAAATCACACTCGACATGGAAAGCACTTCTAGCAATTAATCCCCGAGGAGTTATTACATTTGTCTCAGATTTGTGGGGTGGCAGCATtagtgataaacaattatttaagaaatgtgGAATTTTAGATTATCTAGAGGCTGGAGATCAAATTATGGTTGACAAAGGCTTTTTAATTTCTGATTTAACAACCCCTAAAGGTGTTGAAATTATCATACCACCATTCAAACGCAATGGAAGATTTAGTAGACGAGAAGTGGAGGAAACACGTCGAATTGCAAATTTGAGAATTCACGTAGAAAGAGCCAATGAGCGTGTGAAAAACTTTCGAATTTTACAAGGAACAATGCCTATTACCTTGGCTAAAGTTGCTagtaaaactttcaaaatttgtgtTGCTCT